From a region of the Nitrospira sp. genome:
- a CDS encoding 2'-deoxycytidine 5'-triphosphate deaminase has product MTTHSHRAGILPYQDIKRLIASRAISASPTIEGRQIQPASLDLRLGRKAYRLISSFLPELSAISSRLNVLDFYQSDLVMYEMDLTDGAILEKGHVYLVPLLEQLALPKTVHARANPKSTTGRLDVFTRVVTDLTSGFDEIRAGYRGRLFLEIVPRSFAIKVRTGQSLNQVRFVCGEAAVQDRALQALHRHTPLLYHNTTSHTVVSSRDFRVERGLFLRIDLAGTDQGDTRVIGYRAKKNSHVIDLEKVGHYAATDFWEPLHRHRHDSLLLEPEEFYILASKERIRVPAGYAAEMVAYEAACGELRTHYAGFFDPGFGYGSKGEITGTQVVLEVRPHDVPFLIHDGQTFFKVVYDKMMGIPKQLYGTLLGSSYQQQTLTLSKHFKV; this is encoded by the coding sequence GTGACGACCCATTCGCACCGAGCCGGTATCCTCCCCTATCAGGACATCAAGCGCTTGATCGCAAGCCGAGCCATCAGCGCCTCTCCGACAATCGAAGGCAGGCAGATCCAGCCGGCCAGTCTCGATCTCCGTCTGGGCCGCAAGGCTTATCGACTGATCAGCAGCTTCTTGCCGGAACTGTCGGCCATCTCCTCACGACTGAACGTGCTGGATTTTTATCAATCGGACCTCGTGATGTACGAGATGGATCTGACCGACGGGGCGATTCTGGAGAAGGGCCATGTGTATCTCGTTCCGTTACTGGAGCAGCTGGCTCTTCCAAAGACGGTCCACGCACGGGCGAACCCAAAGAGCACGACAGGCCGCTTGGATGTCTTCACCCGGGTCGTGACGGATCTCACCTCCGGATTCGACGAAATCCGTGCCGGTTATCGGGGCCGGCTCTTCCTGGAGATCGTCCCACGCTCGTTTGCCATTAAAGTTCGCACGGGGCAGTCGCTGAACCAAGTCCGGTTTGTGTGCGGCGAGGCCGCTGTGCAGGACCGGGCGCTTCAGGCTCTTCACCGACACACGCCATTGCTGTATCACAATACGACATCCCATACGGTCGTAAGCAGCCGAGACTTTCGTGTTGAGCGCGGTCTATTCCTCCGCATTGATCTCGCCGGAACGGATCAAGGAGACACTCGTGTCATCGGTTATCGGGCAAAGAAAAACAGCCATGTCATTGATCTCGAGAAAGTCGGCCATTATGCTGCGACTGATTTTTGGGAACCGCTCCATCGCCATCGCCACGATAGCTTGTTATTGGAGCCGGAAGAGTTTTATATCCTCGCCTCGAAGGAGCGCATCCGTGTGCCGGCCGGCTATGCCGCCGAAATGGTGGCGTACGAAGCAGCCTGCGGAGAGTTACGGACTCACTACGCCGGTTTTTTCGATCCTGGCTTCGGTTATGGATCGAAAGGGGAGATCACAGGTACACAGGTTGTGCTGGAAGTTCGTCCGCATGACGTGCCATTCTTGATCCATGATGGCCAGACCTTTTTCAAGGTCGTCTATGACAAGATGATGGGGATTCCGAAACAGCTCTATGGAACCCTGTTGGGATCATCCTATCAACAACAAACCTTGACACTCAGTAAGCATTTTAAAGTCTAG
- a CDS encoding KamA family radical SAM protein, giving the protein MEDWRQVLAQSIVKPKDLAERFGIDEKEVEAIVGPYPMRITPTVLETIKSKDDPIWKQVVPDAAELDDIAADDDPLEEDLMSPVPHLVHRYPDRVLLMVTNQCPIYCRFCTRKRLVGKPGFLKKGELDRAIDYLREHKEVRDVILSGGDPLLLPDHLLERIFKALRTIPHLEIIRIGSRVPGTLPQRITSHLCDMVKKYHPIYMNLHFNHPDELTPEVKAACGRLADAGIPLGAQTVLLKGVNDDPEIMKRLVHQLLLARVKPYYLYQADLTKGTNHFRTTVETGLRIIQALQGHTSGMAVPHFVIDAPGGGGKIPLLPDNYVVHLDEDGAILRNYEDKTFRYPQPKSDHRRELQLIDVRSSLDGSEEAYAACSDSYPDRDGYAAWGNSCGGDADDL; this is encoded by the coding sequence ATGGAAGACTGGAGACAAGTCTTGGCTCAGAGCATCGTGAAGCCCAAGGACTTGGCCGAACGGTTCGGCATCGATGAAAAGGAGGTCGAAGCGATTGTCGGCCCTTATCCCATGCGGATTACCCCGACGGTACTCGAGACGATCAAATCGAAGGATGACCCGATCTGGAAACAGGTGGTACCAGACGCGGCGGAGTTGGACGATATTGCGGCCGACGACGATCCCCTTGAAGAAGATCTCATGAGCCCGGTGCCGCACCTCGTGCACCGCTACCCTGATCGAGTGCTGCTGATGGTCACGAACCAATGCCCGATCTATTGCCGGTTTTGTACCAGAAAACGTCTGGTCGGCAAACCTGGTTTTCTCAAGAAGGGCGAGCTGGACCGCGCCATCGACTATCTCCGCGAGCACAAAGAGGTGCGCGATGTGATCCTCTCTGGAGGCGACCCGTTGCTGCTTCCTGACCATCTCCTCGAACGTATATTCAAGGCGCTTCGAACGATTCCTCACTTGGAGATCATCCGCATCGGATCGAGGGTTCCGGGAACGTTGCCGCAACGCATCACATCCCATCTCTGCGACATGGTCAAAAAGTACCATCCTATTTACATGAATCTGCATTTCAATCACCCGGACGAGCTGACGCCCGAAGTGAAAGCCGCTTGTGGCCGACTCGCGGATGCCGGCATTCCACTCGGAGCCCAAACAGTGCTCCTCAAAGGCGTGAACGACGATCCGGAAATCATGAAGCGCCTCGTCCATCAACTGCTCCTTGCACGGGTGAAGCCCTATTACCTCTATCAGGCTGACTTGACCAAGGGAACGAATCATTTCCGAACGACCGTTGAAACGGGCCTGCGCATCATTCAGGCGCTCCAAGGCCACACGAGCGGAATGGCCGTGCCCCACTTCGTGATCGATGCGCCGGGCGGCGGCGGTAAGATCCCGTTGCTGCCCGACAACTACGTGGTCCATCTGGATGAGGATGGGGCGATTCTCCGGAATTATGAGGATAAGACCTTCCGCTATCCCCAGCCAAAGTCCGATCATCGACGGGAGCTTCAGCTGATCGATGTACGTTCCTCGCTCGATGGTTCAGAAGAAGCCTATGCGGCTTGCAGCGACAGCTACCCCGATCGCGACGGCTACGCCGCCTGGGGTAACAGTTGCGGCGGAGATGCGGACGACCTGTGA
- a CDS encoding glutathione S-transferase N-terminal domain-containing protein — protein sequence MTLFHVDWCPDCHEVRQKLADLGLTYEAVVVPDSRRLRTQVYEVSGQYYVPVLKDGDLVLTETDDILAYLNERYGAERAGSEAATEFQSQARTRPDVLDQDDEHPSCRIN from the coding sequence GTGACTCTTTTCCATGTCGATTGGTGCCCTGACTGTCATGAGGTCCGTCAAAAACTGGCTGATTTGGGACTGACCTATGAAGCGGTCGTCGTGCCGGACAGCAGGCGACTGCGCACGCAGGTGTACGAGGTATCCGGCCAATACTATGTGCCGGTCCTCAAGGACGGCGATCTCGTTCTGACGGAAACCGATGACATCCTGGCCTATCTGAACGAGCGGTATGGTGCCGAGCGCGCGGGATCCGAAGCGGCAACCGAGTTCCAGTCGCAAGCCCGCACCAGGCCCGATGTGTTGGACCAAGACGACGAACACCCATCTTGCCGAATTAACTGA
- a CDS encoding phosphatidylglycerol lysyltransferase domain-containing protein translates to MDLITVDSKQAIKVLPQLVPDSACFRCDVCCRFPEADSFLRPYFTSAEINDAVAHGVPESFFPNKAGSQVHLVENPTGEGYLCPAFDSKSGLCGIYDVRPLDCRLYPLALMWDASGREVQLGWDSKCPFVRDAHSSAIREYGDRVATFLADEAIVEAIAAHPRLVGRFQEDVVVLKALPHLTVRLGPKPVDPQLRPLTLQDAAGFAKALDRAQVIGHDTPAAFAFPYHYIWTSLLPYWWMEFDHTLFLFAESPDGWFMPLPPLGAGPLDQAVEEAFALMRSWNGPSPVSRIENVMESQRRLLECDRIQFRRKEGDYLYPVEALVALAGDHYKSQRALCNRVARERVITSEPYRAGHQAGCTLLYRRWAQQKRRGNLDQMGALLLEDAEMAHALVFEEHERIGLSGTIVRVNGDIAAYTFGYRLTPLTWCILLEVADRSITGLAQWLFRDTCRTALAQGAASINAMDDGGLPGLRAAKSAYHPTAVLDTWTITRTTT, encoded by the coding sequence ATGGATCTCATTACAGTGGATTCCAAACAAGCAATAAAGGTTCTGCCTCAGCTGGTCCCCGATTCCGCGTGTTTTCGTTGTGATGTCTGTTGTCGTTTTCCGGAAGCCGACAGCTTTCTCCGCCCGTACTTTACGAGTGCGGAAATCAACGATGCCGTGGCACATGGAGTTCCCGAGTCGTTCTTTCCCAACAAGGCTGGCTCGCAGGTCCATCTTGTCGAGAATCCAACCGGCGAAGGGTATCTCTGTCCTGCGTTTGATTCGAAGTCAGGCCTTTGTGGAATCTACGACGTTCGCCCATTGGATTGTCGGCTGTACCCGTTGGCGTTGATGTGGGACGCGTCTGGTCGAGAAGTCCAGCTTGGTTGGGATTCCAAGTGTCCATTCGTTCGCGACGCGCACTCAAGTGCAATTCGCGAGTATGGGGATCGTGTTGCCACCTTCCTTGCGGATGAGGCGATCGTGGAAGCGATTGCGGCTCATCCTCGTCTCGTCGGTCGGTTTCAGGAGGATGTGGTCGTTCTCAAGGCGCTCCCGCACCTGACGGTTCGGCTTGGTCCTAAGCCGGTGGATCCTCAGCTCCGTCCGTTGACGTTGCAGGACGCAGCCGGTTTTGCAAAGGCGCTCGATCGTGCTCAGGTGATCGGCCATGACACGCCGGCCGCCTTTGCGTTTCCCTACCACTATATATGGACATCGCTGCTTCCCTACTGGTGGATGGAGTTCGATCACACGTTGTTTCTTTTTGCCGAGTCTCCGGACGGATGGTTCATGCCGCTTCCACCCCTCGGAGCCGGGCCGCTGGATCAGGCGGTGGAGGAAGCATTCGCGCTGATGCGGTCGTGGAACGGACCGTCGCCGGTGAGTCGTATCGAAAACGTGATGGAGTCCCAAAGACGGCTGCTGGAGTGCGACAGGATCCAATTCCGTCGGAAAGAAGGAGACTATCTCTACCCGGTTGAGGCTCTAGTTGCCTTGGCCGGAGACCATTACAAATCCCAACGGGCGCTCTGCAATCGTGTGGCCAGAGAACGGGTGATCACGAGCGAACCGTATCGTGCCGGCCACCAAGCCGGCTGCACGCTTCTGTATCGACGGTGGGCCCAGCAGAAACGCCGGGGAAACCTCGATCAGATGGGGGCGCTGCTTCTGGAGGATGCGGAAATGGCCCATGCGCTCGTCTTTGAAGAGCATGAACGGATCGGCTTGTCTGGTACGATCGTGAGGGTCAACGGTGACATCGCCGCCTATACCTTCGGCTACCGGCTGACTCCTCTAACCTGGTGCATCCTGCTGGAGGTCGCGGATCGTTCTATCACAGGCCTGGCGCAGTGGCTCTTCCGTGACACCTGTCGAACTGCCCTGGCCCAAGGAGCGGCCTCTATCAATGCCATGGATGATGGAGGTCTTCCGGGACTCCGTGCTGCCAAATCGGCTTACCATCCGACCGCAGTCCTCGATACCTGGACAATCACAAGGACGACTACATGA
- a CDS encoding PAS domain S-box protein, translating into MTQPDERNAATARRYEWLMFVMVLLTLFTLGVGTFLLGHVERSIVAAVWLPLLVLLLWSTIRLRAEYRQAQQESAWARAAEAALLQSQERNRAIVDTALDGVITIDAAGIVTEWNAQATVIFGWTREEAMGKLLSDTIIPERDREAHIQGIREYLKTGVGPVLNRRIEIAARHKEGHEFPVELAVSPARIGEAYIFSAFVRDITDRRRAERRLASQYAVTRVLSEALTLEEAVPRITQAVGESLEWDVGLFWRLDKQSGTLRCLHHWQAETICAEAFIAAKQLQSFKLGAGLPGRIWESGRPMWIRDVTCDPVFVLADVAAKAGLHGAFGFPIRIAGEVEGVIEFFSDQVREPDGELLSMITDVGLKIGQFGERTRAEEALRLTEAQLRQAQKMEAVGRLAGGVAHDFNNLLTVIRGYSELVLSRLGSADPARREMAEVKKAADRAAGLTSQLLAFSRRQFVAAKIVDLNAIVMNMDGMLRRLLGEDIIELCADLEPQLGSIKADPGQIEQVIMNLAVNARDAMPTGGKLTIETRNVTIGKGPRRETTTLDVGTYVLLVIRDTGHGMSEETQSHLFEPFFTTKEKGKGTGLGLSTVYGIVKQSGGTIGIESKPGQGTICKIFFPKVDQAAEAAPIVSGPVGGAIGRETILVVEDDPSVRGLVQEALRISGYEVLVARHGIEALLTGAKHLGPIHLLLTDVAMPQMSGPEVAEKLMVVRPEIKVLYMSGYPDHPVFEQGGVKRDTAFLQKPFTPNLLTQKVREVLDGKKVA; encoded by the coding sequence ATGACCCAACCGGATGAGCGAAACGCAGCAACAGCTCGACGGTATGAGTGGTTGATGTTCGTGATGGTCTTACTCACGCTGTTCACCCTGGGTGTGGGAACATTCCTGCTCGGCCATGTTGAGCGGAGCATCGTGGCGGCTGTCTGGCTCCCTCTGTTGGTGCTCTTATTATGGTCGACGATTCGATTGCGTGCCGAATACCGGCAGGCTCAACAGGAAAGTGCTTGGGCTCGTGCCGCCGAGGCGGCCTTACTACAAAGTCAGGAACGCAATCGAGCGATTGTCGATACGGCACTTGATGGAGTCATCACCATCGACGCCGCCGGAATCGTGACGGAATGGAATGCCCAAGCGACCGTCATCTTCGGATGGACTCGCGAAGAGGCGATGGGGAAATTGCTCTCGGACACCATCATCCCTGAGCGAGATCGAGAGGCGCATATTCAAGGGATCAGGGAGTATCTCAAGACCGGAGTCGGCCCTGTGCTGAATCGTCGGATCGAGATCGCTGCGCGCCATAAGGAAGGCCACGAGTTCCCGGTCGAGCTCGCTGTGTCGCCGGCGCGTATCGGTGAAGCGTATATCTTCAGCGCGTTTGTGCGAGACATTACCGATCGTCGTCGGGCTGAACGACGGCTCGCGTCCCAATATGCGGTGACACGAGTCCTCTCCGAGGCCCTGACGCTGGAAGAAGCGGTGCCAAGAATCACTCAGGCAGTCGGCGAAAGCCTTGAGTGGGACGTAGGTTTATTTTGGCGATTGGATAAACAATCGGGAACATTGCGGTGTCTCCATCATTGGCAAGCGGAGACCATCTGCGCTGAGGCATTCATTGCCGCGAAGCAGCTCCAGAGCTTCAAGCTAGGGGCTGGGCTGCCGGGTCGAATTTGGGAAAGCGGACGACCGATGTGGATCAGAGATGTGACCTGCGATCCCGTGTTTGTTTTGGCGGATGTCGCTGCCAAGGCCGGACTTCATGGCGCGTTCGGGTTTCCGATCCGTATCGCCGGTGAAGTCGAGGGCGTCATCGAGTTCTTCAGCGATCAGGTTCGTGAGCCCGATGGCGAGTTGCTCAGTATGATCACCGATGTCGGCCTCAAGATCGGGCAATTCGGCGAACGGACGAGAGCCGAAGAGGCGTTGCGCCTGACGGAGGCACAACTGCGCCAAGCGCAGAAGATGGAGGCTGTGGGGCGGCTCGCTGGTGGTGTCGCCCATGATTTTAACAATCTGCTGACGGTGATTCGAGGATACAGCGAACTGGTCCTGAGTCGCTTGGGGTCGGCAGATCCTGCCCGACGCGAGATGGCAGAAGTCAAGAAAGCCGCCGATCGTGCTGCCGGCCTGACCAGCCAACTGCTGGCATTCAGCCGCCGGCAATTTGTGGCGGCGAAGATCGTGGATTTGAACGCGATCGTCATGAACATGGACGGGATGCTGAGGCGGTTGTTGGGGGAGGACATCATTGAGCTCTGTGCCGACCTGGAGCCGCAGTTGGGATCGATCAAGGCAGATCCGGGGCAGATCGAGCAAGTGATCATGAACCTGGCTGTGAATGCTCGAGATGCCATGCCGACCGGAGGTAAGCTGACGATCGAAACCAGGAACGTCACGATCGGAAAGGGCCCTCGGCGTGAAACGACGACGCTCGATGTGGGAACCTACGTGCTCCTGGTGATCAGGGACACCGGCCATGGGATGAGCGAAGAAACTCAATCGCATTTATTCGAGCCGTTTTTTACTACGAAGGAAAAAGGGAAGGGGACAGGACTTGGGTTGTCCACGGTGTACGGTATCGTGAAGCAAAGCGGCGGAACGATCGGGATCGAGAGCAAGCCGGGACAGGGCACCATCTGCAAGATCTTTTTCCCGAAGGTGGATCAGGCCGCAGAGGCAGCTCCAATCGTCAGCGGACCAGTGGGCGGAGCGATCGGGCGAGAAACGATACTCGTGGTTGAGGACGACCCGTCGGTGCGCGGACTCGTGCAGGAAGCGCTTCGCATCAGTGGGTACGAAGTGTTGGTGGCGCGTCATGGCATCGAAGCGCTCCTGACCGGTGCGAAGCACCTGGGCCCGATCCATTTATTGCTGACAGACGTCGCGATGCCGCAGATGAGCGGGCCGGAGGTGGCAGAAAAACTGATGGTGGTTCGGCCCGAGATCAAGGTCTTGTACATGTCCGGCTACCCCGATCATCCGGTGTTCGAACAGGGTGGGGTCAAACGAGACACGGCCTTTCTTCAGAAACCCTTCACGCCCAATCTATTGACCCAAAAAGTTCGTGAAGTGTTGGATGGAAAGAAGGTCGCCTAA
- a CDS encoding NADH-quinone oxidoreductase subunit B family protein, with product MFRIIKKSLKIGVVTGQYRGAEKPLLPVIPEAKEKSTLFKRSLAIREVDTGSCNACEMEMNALLNPVYDAERFGIHIAASPRHADALVVTGPVTVNMERALKDVHKQTPDPKIVIALGDCAIDCGMFKGSYAVTGPVERHIPVDIRIPGCPPRPAEILEALSELRKSTA from the coding sequence ATGTTCCGTATCATCAAGAAGAGTTTGAAAATCGGGGTTGTGACGGGTCAGTATCGAGGAGCGGAGAAGCCTCTGCTACCGGTTATCCCGGAGGCCAAAGAAAAATCCACGCTCTTCAAACGGTCGCTCGCGATCCGCGAAGTAGATACCGGCTCGTGCAACGCCTGTGAGATGGAGATGAACGCGCTCTTGAATCCTGTGTACGATGCCGAACGGTTCGGCATTCATATCGCAGCCTCGCCCCGCCATGCCGATGCCTTGGTGGTGACCGGACCGGTCACCGTCAACATGGAGCGCGCGTTGAAAGACGTCCACAAGCAAACTCCTGACCCGAAAATTGTCATTGCACTCGGCGACTGTGCGATCGACTGCGGCATGTTCAAAGGCAGCTATGCAGTGACCGGGCCTGTGGAACGGCATATTCCCGTGGATATCCGTATCCCCGGCTGTCCGCCTCGTCCAGCAGAAATTCTCGAAGCCTTATCTGAGTTGCGCAAGTCAACGGCATGA
- a CDS encoding NADH-quinone oxidoreductase subunit C: MTEARPCDDLLKAAFPAIVQGDPVCGESSHFQVPKDLLPAITRYLHTQPTLRGRLTLIWACDHRPARDSYGLHYLFTLEASRHWVVLSIELTGNDRLFPSITPHVHAAKWYEREIRDLFGLIPEGHPDLRRLVRHEHWPKGTHPLRKDFPWDRVLGRRQGEHHFRRIEGEGVFEVPVGPIHAGIIESGHFRFSVAGEPIMQLELRHFWKHRGVEKLFEEQMLIGAVPLAERVSGDTTVGHSLAYCQAVETLLGLQVPRRARYLRALFLELERLYNHLGDIGAMCNDTAYALAHAHCGRMKERIMQLNDRLTGSRFLRGAIRVGGVTRDIENRQLTDIVDELNRIQPDFSEVGAIIFANASLTDRLETTGILHEQAAWDHAVMGVVGRASGMDCDLRRDRPFAAYDELPVNVALYRYGDVRARLRVRGDEIHESIRLIREIRSKIPDGPVANEPSHLPNPGDWTLSAVEGWRGEILYMVMAGEGGRIHRCKVRDPSFVNWPAIQWAVPGNIIPDFPLINKSFNLSYAGNDL, encoded by the coding sequence ATGACAGAGGCCCGGCCCTGTGACGACCTACTCAAAGCCGCGTTCCCGGCCATTGTGCAGGGCGACCCGGTCTGCGGAGAATCTTCGCATTTCCAGGTTCCTAAGGACCTACTTCCAGCGATCACTCGCTACCTGCATACCCAGCCGACCTTGCGCGGCCGGCTGACACTCATATGGGCCTGTGATCATCGCCCTGCTCGTGACAGCTACGGGCTTCATTACCTGTTCACTCTAGAGGCGTCCCGCCACTGGGTGGTGTTGTCCATTGAGCTCACAGGCAACGATCGGCTGTTCCCATCCATTACGCCGCACGTTCATGCCGCCAAGTGGTATGAGCGAGAGATTCGCGACCTGTTCGGGCTCATTCCCGAGGGGCACCCGGACCTGCGACGTCTGGTCCGACACGAGCACTGGCCGAAGGGGACGCACCCCCTCAGGAAAGACTTTCCCTGGGACCGCGTGCTCGGTCGACGGCAGGGTGAGCATCACTTCCGACGCATCGAAGGAGAAGGTGTGTTTGAGGTGCCGGTGGGCCCGATCCACGCCGGGATCATCGAGTCCGGACATTTTCGGTTTTCCGTGGCCGGCGAACCGATCATGCAGCTCGAGCTGCGCCATTTTTGGAAACACCGCGGTGTGGAAAAGCTTTTTGAGGAGCAGATGCTGATCGGGGCGGTACCGCTGGCCGAACGCGTGTCCGGGGACACAACGGTAGGACATAGTCTCGCCTATTGCCAGGCGGTTGAAACGCTTTTGGGCCTCCAGGTGCCTCGGCGCGCCAGGTACCTTCGTGCTCTCTTTTTGGAGCTGGAACGACTGTACAATCATCTCGGCGACATCGGCGCCATGTGCAACGATACAGCGTATGCGCTCGCCCATGCGCATTGTGGCCGGATGAAAGAGCGGATCATGCAGCTCAATGATCGGCTCACAGGTTCACGGTTCCTTCGGGGTGCCATCCGGGTCGGAGGAGTGACTCGGGACATCGAGAACCGACAACTCACCGACATTGTGGATGAGCTGAACCGAATCCAGCCGGACTTCTCCGAGGTGGGAGCCATCATTTTTGCGAACGCTTCTCTTACCGATCGCCTGGAAACGACAGGGATCCTCCACGAGCAAGCGGCATGGGATCATGCGGTGATGGGCGTCGTGGGGCGAGCCTCGGGCATGGATTGCGATCTAAGACGTGATCGCCCGTTCGCTGCGTATGACGAACTACCAGTGAATGTGGCTCTGTATCGCTATGGTGACGTAAGAGCCAGATTGCGCGTTCGCGGCGATGAGATCCACGAATCCATTCGCCTCATTCGCGAGATTCGCAGCAAGATCCCGGACGGACCAGTCGCAAATGAACCAAGCCATTTGCCGAACCCAGGTGACTGGACTCTGTCAGCGGTCGAAGGTTGGCGAGGGGAAATCCTTTATATGGTGATGGCAGGAGAAGGCGGCCGGATTCATCGTTGCAAAGTCCGTGACCCCTCGTTCGTGAATTGGCCCGCGATTCAATGGGCCGTGCCGGGGAATATCATCCCGGACTTTCCTCTCATCAACAAGAGCTTCAATCTCTCATACGCTGGAAACGACCTGTAG